A stretch of the Bartonella henselae str. Houston-1 genome encodes the following:
- the nuoN gene encoding NADH-quinone oxidoreductase subunit NuoN yields MQTEIITQLVLIFPEILIALGGITLLLFGVYSKASSSLTVTGLAIALFVATIVIIIIFPKSGLFQTNALIIDSFGRYMKILTLIGALFALIMSVNFTSTQKFDIFEFPVLVLLATLGMMLMISAGNMLSLYMGLELQSLALYVLAAINRNNIKSSEAGIKYFALGALSSGLLLYGISLVYGFTGQIGFREIAVALKGENLPLGVIFGIVFILAGLAFKISAVPFHMWTPDVYEGAPTPITAFFAGAPKVAAMALIVRIIVMTFIPLENTDGSMPAWQQILVFMAIASMILGAFAAIGQSNIKRLMAYSSISHMGYALVGLASGDMLGIKSVILYMTIYLSMTIGSFAFILGMRSSDGNVEDIYDLSGLVKTNPFMAITMTIQLFSLASIPPMAGFFGKWYTFSAAVHAGLTPLAIVGMIASVVGAFYYLRLIKIMWFDDAKAHFIVLSNEFRFCLSFSAFFILSYTLFGIWFADLAERAATALF; encoded by the coding sequence ATGCAAACTGAAATAATCACTCAATTAGTGTTAATTTTTCCAGAGATTTTAATAGCTTTGGGGGGAATCACGTTACTTTTGTTTGGTGTTTATTCCAAAGCAAGTTCCTCCTTAACCGTGACTGGTTTGGCCATTGCTCTTTTTGTAGCAACCATTGTTATCATCATAATTTTTCCAAAAAGTGGCTTATTTCAGACCAATGCGCTTATTATTGACTCTTTCGGCCGTTATATGAAAATTTTAACGCTTATTGGTGCACTCTTTGCTCTTATTATGTCTGTGAATTTTACTAGTACGCAGAAGTTTGATATATTTGAATTTCCGGTACTCGTTCTTTTAGCAACCCTTGGTATGATGCTGATGATTTCAGCAGGTAATATGTTGTCACTTTATATGGGGTTAGAACTACAATCTTTGGCTTTATATGTTCTCGCTGCGATTAATCGTAATAATATAAAATCTTCTGAAGCGGGTATAAAGTATTTTGCTTTAGGGGCTTTATCTTCGGGCCTTCTGCTTTATGGAATTTCTCTGGTTTATGGTTTTACCGGTCAAATTGGTTTTCGTGAAATTGCTGTTGCGTTAAAGGGTGAAAACTTACCATTAGGCGTTATCTTTGGAATTGTCTTTATTTTAGCTGGTTTGGCTTTTAAAATTTCTGCTGTTCCATTTCATATGTGGACACCTGATGTTTATGAAGGAGCACCAACACCAATTACAGCATTTTTTGCTGGTGCTCCTAAAGTTGCGGCAATGGCCTTAATAGTTCGTATTATTGTTATGACCTTTATTCCACTGGAGAATACTGATGGCTCTATGCCGGCATGGCAGCAAATTTTGGTGTTTATGGCGATTGCTTCAATGATACTTGGTGCATTTGCTGCAATTGGCCAGAGCAACATTAAACGTTTAATGGCTTATTCGTCGATCAGTCATATGGGATATGCACTTGTTGGGTTAGCTTCTGGAGATATGCTGGGGATAAAAAGCGTTATTCTTTATATGACTATTTATCTTAGTATGACGATTGGTTCCTTTGCTTTTATTCTTGGAATGCGCTCTAGTGATGGAAATGTTGAAGATATTTATGATCTTTCAGGATTGGTAAAGACAAATCCATTTATGGCTATTACGATGACAATACAACTTTTCTCTTTAGCAAGTATACCACCTATGGCCGGTTTTTTTGGAAAGTGGTATACATTTTCTGCTGCTGTTCATGCTGGTCTTACTCCACTTGCTATCGTTGGTATGATAGCGTCTGTTGTTGGGGCTTTTTACTATTTACGTCTCATTAAAATTATGTGGTTTGATGATGCAAAAGCGCATTTTATTGTTTTATCGAATGAGTTTCGGTTTTGTCTCAGTTTTTCTGCATTCTTTATTTTATCTTATACGCTTTTTGGGATTTGGTTTGCTGACTTGGCAGAACGAGCAGCTACTGCATTGTTTTAA
- a CDS encoding NADH-quinone oxidoreductase subunit M, with the protein MTDWPILSTVTFLPLVGVILILFIKDDSEAARYNIRNVAFFTTVFVFIISLIIWAGFDYTNAHFQMVEKFNWLGGGISYHMGVDGISILFVVLSAFLLPFCILASWENIKDRLKAYMIAFLLLEVAIIGVFCALDAILFYVFFEGSLIPMFIIIGVWGGARRVYASMKFFLYTLLGSVLMLVAIMVMYWETGTLDIPTLLNYQFPAHMQIWLWLAFFASFAVKMPMWPVHTWLPDAHVEAPTAGSVILAGVLLKLGGYGFLRFSLPMFPLASADFAPLVFTLSVSAIIYTSLVALVQNDIKKLIAYSSIAHMGYVTMGIFAANEQAIQGAIYQMLSHGIVSAALFLCVGVIYDRLHTREISAFGGLVNNMPKYAVIFLIFTMANVGLPGSSGFLGEFLTLIGVFQVNKLVVIFATTGVILSAAYALYLYRRVVFGSLDKENLKVLIDLSSREKFILYPMVILTIFFGIYPTPILKATAFSVKALINKLH; encoded by the coding sequence ATGACTGATTGGCCTATTCTTTCTACGGTTACATTTTTGCCGCTTGTTGGTGTAATTTTGATTCTCTTTATCAAAGATGATAGCGAGGCAGCACGATATAATATACGCAATGTAGCGTTTTTTACGACTGTGTTTGTTTTTATTATTTCCTTAATTATTTGGGCTGGTTTTGATTATACAAATGCTCATTTTCAAATGGTTGAGAAATTCAATTGGTTAGGAGGGGGCATTAGCTATCATATGGGGGTTGATGGTATTTCCATTCTTTTTGTTGTTCTTTCAGCTTTTCTTTTGCCTTTCTGTATTTTAGCGAGCTGGGAAAATATTAAAGATAGATTAAAAGCTTATATGATTGCTTTTCTTCTTCTTGAAGTTGCAATTATTGGCGTTTTTTGTGCTCTTGATGCAATATTGTTTTATGTTTTTTTTGAAGGTAGCCTTATTCCGATGTTTATTATTATAGGCGTTTGGGGTGGAGCACGTCGTGTTTATGCGAGTATGAAGTTTTTTCTTTATACTTTACTTGGGTCAGTGCTTATGCTGGTTGCCATTATGGTTATGTATTGGGAAACAGGTACTCTCGATATACCAACTTTACTCAATTATCAGTTTCCAGCGCATATGCAAATATGGTTATGGCTTGCATTTTTTGCTTCTTTTGCCGTTAAAATGCCGATGTGGCCAGTTCATACATGGCTCCCTGATGCTCACGTGGAAGCACCAACAGCTGGTTCCGTTATTTTAGCCGGTGTTTTACTCAAATTAGGCGGGTATGGTTTCCTTCGTTTTTCTTTACCAATGTTTCCTCTTGCTTCAGCTGATTTTGCGCCTTTGGTTTTTACTTTATCGGTTAGCGCTATCATTTATACATCGTTGGTTGCGCTTGTTCAAAATGACATAAAAAAACTTATTGCTTATTCCTCAATAGCGCATATGGGGTATGTGACGATGGGCATTTTTGCCGCCAATGAACAGGCTATCCAAGGTGCTATTTATCAAATGCTATCGCATGGAATTGTTTCAGCAGCTTTATTTCTTTGTGTTGGAGTTATCTACGATCGCTTGCATACACGTGAAATTTCAGCTTTTGGCGGTTTAGTGAATAACATGCCTAAATATGCCGTTATTTTCTTGATTTTCACTATGGCAAATGTCGGTTTGCCGGGAAGTTCAGGATTTTTAGGTGAGTTTTTAACCTTAATAGGCGTTTTTCAAGTGAATAAATTGGTCGTTATTTTTGCTACAACTGGCGTTATTTTATCAGCTGCTTATGCACTTTATCTTTATCGGCGTGTGGTTTTTGGTTCTTTGGATAAAGAGAATTTAAAAGTCCTTATTGATCTCTCTTCAAGAGAAAAATTCATTCTTTATCCGATGGTTATTCTTACAATATTTTTTGGTATTTATCCAACGCCTATTCTTAAAGCAACGGCGTTTTCCGTGAAAGCTCTCATCAATAAACTACACTAG
- the nuoL gene encoding NADH-quinone oxidoreductase subunit L has translation MYYTIVFLPLLGFLIAAIAGKTIGDRASELVTCSFMVIVATLSWVAFFNIAFGHTPVVDVLVLHWLDVGSLSFSWALHIDTLTSVMLIVVNSVSALVHIYSIGYMHHDPSRPRFFSYLSLFTFMMLMLVTSNNLLQMFFGWEGVGLASYLLIGFWFQRDSANKAAMKAFVVNRVGDFGFLLGIFSIFVLFQSVDFTSIFAKAADNSFVQNMTFLGWQLNGQMAITVTCLLLFIGAMGKSAQFLLHTWLPDAMEGPTPVSALIHAATMVTAGVFMVARMSPIFELSSIALTVIVIIGATTAFFAATVGLVQNDIKRVIAYSTCSQLGYMFVALGVGAYGAAVFHLFTHAFFKALLFLGAGSVIHAVSDEQDMRKMGGLRKRIKITYWMMMIGTIALTGVGIPGTAFGTAGFFSKDAIIESAFASHNIASGYAFYLLVFSAFLTSFYSWRLIFMTFHGKPRATVDVMHHVHESPPVMLIPLFILSIGAIFAGVVSHPYFFGDLYDAFWKGALFTSSYNHILHDAHHVFNWVKWSPFIAMVLGFMLAYLFYISVPSIPKKIAKLMPGLYRFLYHKWYFDELYNVLFVRSALRIGSCLWKVGDGKIIDGLGPNGIAASVINITNRVIRLQTGYLYHYAFVMLIGIASLITWMMIGGVN, from the coding sequence ATGTATTATACGATCGTCTTTCTTCCGCTTTTGGGTTTTTTAATTGCTGCTATAGCTGGAAAAACTATAGGAGATCGGGCGAGTGAATTGGTTACATGTAGCTTTATGGTGATTGTTGCCACACTGTCATGGGTAGCATTTTTTAATATTGCATTTGGTCATACTCCAGTGGTTGATGTATTGGTATTGCATTGGCTCGATGTTGGCAGTCTAAGTTTTAGCTGGGCTTTACATATTGATACATTAACATCTGTTATGCTTATTGTTGTTAACAGTGTTTCAGCATTAGTGCATATTTATTCAATTGGTTATATGCACCATGATCCTTCAAGACCTCGTTTTTTTTCTTATCTTTCTCTCTTTACATTTATGATGCTTATGTTGGTGACATCCAATAATTTATTGCAAATGTTTTTTGGCTGGGAAGGTGTAGGGCTTGCTTCTTATTTGCTCATTGGTTTTTGGTTTCAGCGAGATTCTGCAAATAAGGCTGCAATGAAGGCTTTTGTAGTTAATCGTGTTGGAGATTTTGGTTTTCTCTTAGGAATTTTTAGTATTTTTGTTTTATTCCAATCTGTTGATTTTACCTCTATTTTTGCAAAAGCTGCAGACAATAGCTTCGTGCAAAATATGACGTTTTTAGGTTGGCAGCTTAATGGACAAATGGCCATTACTGTTACATGTCTTTTGTTATTTATTGGTGCAATGGGAAAATCAGCACAATTTCTTTTACATACATGGCTCCCTGATGCCATGGAAGGGCCAACACCTGTATCAGCACTTATTCATGCCGCTACAATGGTAACGGCTGGTGTTTTTATGGTTGCGCGTATGTCGCCAATTTTTGAACTTTCTTCAATAGCTTTGACTGTAATTGTTATTATTGGAGCGACGACTGCATTTTTTGCAGCAACTGTGGGATTGGTGCAAAATGACATTAAGCGTGTTATTGCTTATTCTACATGTTCGCAACTTGGTTATATGTTTGTTGCATTAGGTGTTGGAGCTTATGGAGCGGCTGTTTTTCATCTCTTTACCCATGCTTTTTTTAAAGCTTTATTATTTCTTGGCGCAGGTTCTGTGATACATGCTGTATCTGATGAGCAAGATATGCGAAAAATGGGAGGGTTACGCAAGCGTATAAAGATAACTTATTGGATGATGATGATAGGAACTATCGCATTGACCGGTGTTGGAATTCCTGGGACTGCTTTCGGCACAGCAGGTTTTTTCTCAAAAGATGCGATTATAGAGTCTGCTTTTGCATCGCATAATATTGCTTCAGGATATGCTTTCTATCTTCTTGTTTTTTCGGCCTTTTTAACAAGCTTTTACTCATGGCGGCTTATATTTATGACATTTCACGGTAAACCACGAGCTACAGTTGATGTTATGCATCATGTTCATGAATCGCCTCCAGTGATGTTAATTCCACTATTTATTTTATCTATTGGAGCAATATTTGCTGGTGTTGTTTCCCACCCTTATTTCTTTGGTGACTTATATGATGCTTTTTGGAAGGGAGCATTATTTACAAGCAGCTACAATCATATTCTTCATGATGCCCATCATGTATTTAACTGGGTAAAATGGTCGCCATTTATAGCGATGGTTCTTGGGTTTATGTTAGCCTATTTATTTTATATCTCTGTTCCTTCCATTCCCAAGAAAATTGCTAAATTAATGCCTGGATTGTATCGTTTTCTTTACCATAAATGGTATTTTGATGAATTGTATAACGTTCTATTTGTTCGCTCTGCTTTAAGAATTGGTTCTTGTCTTTGGAAAGTGGGGGACGGTAAGATTATTGATGGTTTGGGTCCGAATGGTATCGCCGCAAGTGTTATTAATATTACAAATAGAGTTATTCGGTTGCAGACAGGCTATCTTTATCATTATGCATTTGTAATGCTTATTGGCATTGCATCGCTGATCACATGGATGATGATCGGGGGCGTAAACTGA
- the nuoK gene encoding NADH-quinone oxidoreductase subunit NuoK, whose product MHIDIMHYLIVSALMFTIGIAGIFLNRKNVIIILMSIELILLSVNLNFVAFSAFLHDLVGQVFALFILTVAAAEAAIGLAILVVFFRNRGSIAVEDVNVMKG is encoded by the coding sequence ATGCACATTGATATTATGCATTATCTGATTGTTTCGGCTCTTATGTTTACGATTGGTATCGCAGGCATTTTTCTTAATAGAAAGAATGTGATTATTATCTTGATGTCCATTGAGCTTATATTGCTTTCAGTTAATCTCAATTTTGTTGCATTTTCAGCATTTCTTCATGATCTTGTTGGTCAGGTATTTGCTTTGTTTATCTTAACAGTAGCAGCTGCTGAAGCTGCAATTGGTTTGGCAATTCTTGTTGTTTTCTTCCGTAATCGTGGTTCTATTGCGGTTGAAGATGTTAATGTGATGAAAGGCTGA
- a CDS encoding NADH-quinone oxidoreductase subunit J, with protein MLTDLAAAFFYLFAFIMLASAVIVITARNPVHSVLFLILAFFNAAALFLLAGAEFLGLILLVVYVGAVAVLFLFVVMMLDVDFAELKSGTLRYAPIGALVGSIVAVELIVVFVGSRFSPVLRAHVMQPMPDLAQKTNTQALGDILYTDYVFYFQIAGIILLVAMIGAIILTLRHKSGVKRQSIAVQVSRKVENAIEIKQIESGKGI; from the coding sequence ATGCTAACGGATCTAGCGGCGGCATTTTTCTATTTATTTGCTTTTATTATGCTTGCGAGTGCGGTTATTGTTATTACAGCACGCAATCCTGTGCATTCAGTTTTGTTTTTAATATTGGCATTTTTTAATGCGGCGGCTTTGTTTTTGCTTGCAGGAGCAGAGTTTTTGGGGCTTATTCTGTTGGTTGTTTATGTTGGAGCTGTCGCTGTTTTGTTTTTATTTGTGGTTATGATGCTTGATGTTGATTTTGCTGAGTTAAAAAGTGGTACACTTCGGTATGCTCCAATTGGAGCTCTTGTTGGAAGTATTGTTGCTGTAGAATTAATTGTTGTTTTTGTGGGGAGCCGTTTTTCTCCAGTTCTTAGAGCACATGTTATGCAACCAATGCCAGACTTAGCCCAGAAAACCAATACACAGGCATTAGGCGATATTCTTTATACGGATTATGTTTTCTACTTTCAAATTGCTGGGATTATTTTATTAGTTGCAATGATTGGTGCTATTATTTTGACACTTCGTCATAAGTCGGGTGTAAAACGACAATCTATAGCAGTGCAAGTTTCTAGAAAAGTAGAAAATGCCATCGAAATCAAACAAATTGAATCAGGTAAGGGTATTTAG
- the nuoI gene encoding NADH-quinone oxidoreductase subunit NuoI — translation MLGLIQAAKSLLLLEFMSAFFLAMRQFFSPKPTINYPYEKGVVSQRFRGEHALRRYPNGEERCIACKLCEAICPAQAITIEAGPRRNDGTRRTVRYDIDMVKCIYCGFCQEACPVEAIVEGPNFEFATETREELYYDKEKLLMNGDRWEREIARNILMDAPYR, via the coding sequence ATGTTAGGTCTTATTCAGGCGGCAAAATCACTCCTTTTATTGGAATTTATGAGTGCTTTTTTCTTGGCAATGCGTCAGTTTTTTTCACCAAAGCCTACGATTAATTACCCTTATGAGAAGGGGGTTGTATCTCAGCGTTTTCGTGGTGAACATGCGCTTCGTCGTTATCCAAATGGTGAAGAACGATGTATTGCCTGTAAATTATGTGAAGCAATTTGCCCTGCGCAAGCGATTACAATTGAAGCAGGACCACGGCGCAATGACGGTACACGTAGAACTGTGCGTTATGATATAGATATGGTTAAATGTATTTATTGCGGTTTTTGTCAAGAAGCTTGTCCAGTTGAAGCTATTGTAGAAGGTCCCAATTTTGAGTTTGCAACAGAAACGCGTGAGGAGCTTTATTATGATAAAGAAAAGCTTTTAATGAATGGAGATCGCTGGGAGAGAGAAATCGCTCGAAATATATTGATGGATGCACCTTATCGTTAA
- the nuoH gene encoding NADH-quinone oxidoreductase subunit NuoH, producing MYDFFMTWLFPLLIIVGKTLLLLVILLLLVAYLLYADRKIWAAVQLRRGPNVVGPWGLLQSFADLIKFVVKEPIIPAGANKGVFLLAPFVSATLALSTWAVIPVNEGWAVANINVGLLYILAISSLEVYGVIMGGWASNSKYPFLGALRSAAQMVSYEVSIGFVLVTVILVSGSLDLTTIVQKQSHGMGTALGLPFNSFLDWNWLVLFPMFIIFFISALAETNRPPFDLVEAESELVAGHMVEYSSTPYMLFFLGEYVAIVLMCALTTILFLGGWLPPLDVWWLNWVPGIIWFVLKVCFVFFWFAMVKAFVPRYRYDQLMRLGWKVFLPLSLAMVVITAAFLKYTGFA from the coding sequence ATATATGATTTCTTCATGACCTGGTTATTCCCATTACTTATTATAGTTGGAAAAACGCTTCTTCTTTTGGTTATTCTCCTGCTTCTTGTTGCTTATCTCCTTTACGCAGATAGAAAGATTTGGGCGGCGGTACAGTTACGGCGTGGTCCAAACGTTGTTGGACCATGGGGATTGTTACAGTCTTTCGCGGATTTAATTAAATTTGTTGTTAAGGAGCCTATTATTCCTGCTGGCGCTAATAAAGGTGTTTTTCTTTTGGCACCTTTTGTTTCTGCGACTCTTGCTTTATCAACGTGGGCTGTTATCCCTGTCAATGAAGGTTGGGCAGTTGCAAATATTAATGTTGGTTTGCTCTATATCTTAGCTATTTCATCTCTTGAGGTTTACGGCGTAATTATGGGAGGATGGGCGTCAAATTCAAAATATCCTTTCTTAGGAGCTCTTCGTTCTGCGGCTCAGATGGTTTCTTATGAGGTTTCCATTGGCTTTGTGCTTGTAACCGTCATTTTAGTAAGTGGCTCATTGGATCTTACAACAATTGTTCAGAAGCAAAGTCATGGAATGGGCACAGCTCTTGGCCTTCCTTTTAACAGTTTTCTTGATTGGAATTGGCTCGTTCTTTTCCCAATGTTTATTATATTTTTTATTTCTGCACTCGCAGAGACAAATCGCCCGCCTTTTGATTTAGTTGAAGCAGAATCTGAACTTGTTGCTGGTCACATGGTTGAGTATTCTTCAACACCTTATATGCTTTTTTTTCTTGGTGAGTATGTTGCTATTGTTTTGATGTGTGCATTAACAACTATTTTATTTTTAGGTGGTTGGTTGCCTCCCTTAGATGTTTGGTGGCTGAATTGGGTTCCTGGTATCATTTGGTTTGTTTTAAAAGTTTGTTTTGTATTTTTTTGGTTTGCTATGGTCAAAGCATTTGTTCCGCGTTATCGCTATGATCAACTTATGCGGCTTGGTTGGAAGGTGTTCCTTCCTCTCTCGTTAGCAATGGTTGTAATAACTGCTGCTTTTTTAAAATATACTGGTTTCGCTTAA
- the nuoG gene encoding NADH-quinone oxidoreductase subunit NuoG, with protein sequence MINIKVDGKEIEVPDYYTLLQAAEAAGAEVPRFCFHESLSIAGNCRMCLVEVKGGPPKPQASCAMGVRDLRLGPNGEAPEIFTNTAMVKKAREGVMEFLLINHPLDCPVCDQGGECDLQDQAMLYGRDCSRYTENKRAVEDKYIGPLVKTVMTRCIHCTRCVRFTTEVAGISELGLIGRGEDAEITTYLEKAMTSELQGNVIDLCPVGALTSKPYAFHARPWELFKTESIDVMDALGSAIRIDSRGREVMRIMPRTNENINEEWISDKTRFIWDGLRTQRLDRPYVRKDGKLQPVSWTEAFEKIKMVVSKTLPEKIGAIAGDLTSIEEMYALKKLLISLGSKIFDCRQRGMALSSELGRSSYIFNPTIAGIEQADALLIVGSNPRYEAAVLNARILKRKRMGQFPIALIGEKVDLRYPYSYLGTGTDALNALIRGEDAFFNVLKEAKKPLILIGEGAVSGKEGLSVLKNLAKLADSIGALSEEWNGFGVLHNAASTVGGLDIGFTSELGVANILKTCEVLFLLGADEVELADIKAFTIYIGSHGDNGAHSADVILPASAYTEKSGLYVNTEGRVQMTNRAGFAPGEAKEDWAILRALSDVLGQKLPFNSLFQLRQSLFNDYPHLCAIDDIVPSDIGDLKALASQMIVLETQTFTSMVKDFYLTNPIARASAVMAECSSLAKNRAMQAVE encoded by the coding sequence ATGATAAATATCAAAGTTGATGGTAAAGAGATCGAAGTCCCTGATTACTATACGTTGCTTCAAGCTGCTGAGGCGGCGGGCGCTGAGGTGCCGCGTTTTTGTTTTCATGAATCTTTATCAATTGCTGGAAATTGCCGAATGTGTTTGGTTGAGGTCAAGGGTGGACCTCCAAAACCTCAAGCTTCCTGTGCTATGGGAGTCCGCGATTTACGCTTAGGACCTAACGGTGAAGCTCCGGAAATTTTTACCAATACGGCAATGGTTAAAAAAGCTCGTGAAGGTGTGATGGAGTTTCTTCTCATCAATCACCCTTTAGATTGTCCTGTGTGTGATCAAGGGGGTGAGTGCGATCTTCAAGATCAAGCAATGCTTTATGGGCGTGACTGTTCTCGTTATACAGAAAATAAGCGTGCTGTAGAAGATAAATATATTGGGCCACTTGTAAAAACTGTTATGACTCGCTGTATTCATTGCACGCGTTGTGTTCGTTTTACGACGGAAGTAGCGGGCATTTCAGAGCTTGGTTTAATAGGCCGTGGTGAGGATGCTGAAATTACGACATATCTTGAAAAAGCAATGACATCTGAATTACAGGGAAATGTTATTGATCTTTGTCCAGTGGGAGCTTTAACTTCAAAACCTTATGCATTTCATGCCCGTCCATGGGAATTATTTAAAACGGAATCGATTGATGTCATGGATGCACTTGGCAGTGCTATCCGTATTGATAGCCGGGGTCGTGAGGTTATGCGAATTATGCCGCGTACCAATGAAAATATAAATGAGGAATGGATTTCTGATAAGACGCGTTTTATTTGGGATGGACTACGCACTCAGCGGCTTGATAGGCCTTATGTACGCAAAGATGGTAAGCTTCAACCTGTAAGTTGGACAGAAGCTTTTGAAAAAATTAAAATGGTGGTTTCTAAAACCTTGCCAGAAAAAATAGGTGCGATTGCAGGAGATCTTACGTCCATTGAAGAAATGTATGCACTTAAAAAATTACTGATTTCATTGGGATCAAAGATCTTCGATTGTCGTCAAAGAGGGATGGCTTTGTCTTCTGAGTTAGGCCGTTCGAGTTATATTTTTAATCCAACAATTGCAGGTATTGAACAGGCTGATGCATTGCTTATCGTAGGGTCTAATCCTCGCTATGAAGCCGCTGTTTTAAATGCACGTATTTTAAAGCGTAAACGAATGGGACAATTTCCCATAGCATTAATTGGGGAGAAGGTCGATTTACGTTATCCTTATTCTTATCTTGGAACTGGTACGGATGCATTGAATGCACTTATTCGTGGAGAGGATGCGTTTTTTAATGTCTTAAAAGAAGCGAAGAAGCCACTTATTCTTATCGGGGAGGGAGCTGTTTCAGGTAAAGAGGGCTTGTCTGTTTTAAAAAATCTTGCAAAATTAGCTGATAGTATTGGAGCTCTTAGTGAAGAATGGAATGGATTTGGGGTTCTTCACAATGCCGCATCGACTGTTGGGGGATTGGACATTGGTTTTACTTCTGAGCTTGGGGTTGCAAATATTCTTAAAACCTGTGAAGTTTTGTTTTTGCTTGGTGCTGATGAAGTAGAATTAGCTGATATAAAAGCTTTTACAATTTACATTGGTAGCCACGGTGATAATGGTGCACACTCTGCTGATGTTATTTTACCAGCATCGGCTTATACTGAAAAATCAGGACTTTATGTGAATACAGAAGGACGTGTTCAAATGACAAATCGGGCTGGTTTTGCTCCGGGTGAAGCAAAAGAAGATTGGGCTATTTTACGGGCTTTATCGGATGTTTTAGGACAAAAGCTTCCTTTTAATTCGCTTTTTCAATTAAGACAGAGCTTGTTTAATGATTATCCACATCTTTGTGCTATTGATGATATAGTCCCTTCTGATATAGGTGATCTTAAAGCTCTTGCTTCACAAATGATTGTTTTGGAAACACAAACATTTACTTCCATGGTCAAAGACTTTTATTTGACAAATCCGATAGCACGTGCTTCTGCAGTTATGGCTGAATGTTCTTCTCTTGCAAAGAATCGTGCTATGCAAGCTGTAGAGTAA
- the nuoF gene encoding NADH-quinone oxidoreductase subunit NuoF, protein MLADKDRIFTNLYGLKDKSLKAAISRGHWDGTRAIIDKGRDWIIDEMKASGLRGRGGAGFPTGMKWSFMPKQSDGRPHYLVVNADESEPGTCKDRDILRHDPHTLIEGCVLATFAMGANVAFIYIRGEYIREREALQAAVDECYDAGLLGKKTKYGHACDIIIHHGAGAYICGEETALLESLEGKKGQPRLKPPFPANMGIYGCPTTVNNVESIAVVPTILRRGASWFSSIGRANNVGTKLFMVSGHVNAPCTFEEALGVSFRELIEKHTGGIRGGWNNLLAVIPGGASCPVVRGEDMVDAIMDFDGMRDVGSSFGTGGMIVMDKSTDIIKAIWRIAAFFKHESCGQCTPCREGTGWMMRLLGRMVEGKAQKREIDLLFEVSKQVEGHTICALGDAAAWPIQGLIRNFRPEIERRIDDYTRNVVQRKNIALEAVE, encoded by the coding sequence ATGCTGGCTGATAAGGATCGCATTTTCACCAATCTTTATGGTTTAAAAGACAAATCATTAAAGGCTGCGATATCACGTGGACATTGGGATGGTACCAGGGCAATTATCGATAAAGGTCGTGATTGGATTATTGATGAGATGAAGGCATCGGGTTTGCGTGGCCGTGGTGGTGCGGGTTTTCCTACTGGAATGAAGTGGTCTTTTATGCCAAAACAGAGCGATGGTCGGCCTCATTATTTGGTTGTAAATGCAGATGAATCAGAGCCTGGTACATGTAAAGATCGCGATATTTTGCGACATGATCCCCATACTTTAATTGAAGGATGTGTACTTGCTACTTTTGCGATGGGAGCAAATGTCGCTTTTATTTATATTCGTGGTGAATATATTCGTGAACGTGAAGCGCTTCAAGCTGCCGTTGATGAATGTTATGATGCTGGTTTGCTTGGCAAAAAAACGAAATATGGGCATGCTTGTGATATTATTATTCATCATGGTGCTGGTGCTTATATCTGTGGGGAAGAAACCGCTCTTCTTGAAAGTCTTGAAGGAAAAAAAGGACAACCTCGGCTTAAACCGCCATTTCCTGCAAATATGGGAATTTATGGCTGTCCAACCACAGTCAATAATGTAGAGTCCATTGCTGTTGTGCCAACAATTTTGCGTCGCGGTGCTTCATGGTTTTCATCAATTGGGCGTGCAAATAATGTTGGAACGAAATTGTTTATGGTTTCTGGGCATGTGAATGCACCTTGTACATTTGAAGAAGCTCTTGGAGTTTCTTTTCGTGAATTAATTGAAAAACATACCGGCGGTATTCGTGGTGGGTGGAATAATCTTTTAGCAGTTATTCCAGGAGGGGCTTCTTGCCCGGTCGTTCGTGGTGAGGATATGGTGGATGCGATTATGGATTTTGATGGAATGCGCGATGTCGGATCTTCTTTTGGTACAGGAGGTATGATTGTTATGGATAAATCGACCGATATTATCAAGGCAATTTGGCGTATAGCAGCTTTTTTTAAGCATGAAAGTTGTGGTCAGTGCACACCATGTCGTGAAGGAACGGGTTGGATGATGCGTCTTTTAGGACGTATGGTTGAGGGAAAGGCGCAAAAACGCGAGATTGATCTTTTATTTGAGGTTTCTAAACAAGTTGAAGGGCACACTATTTGTGCACTTGGTGATGCTGCCGCGTGGCCTATACAGGGGTTAATACGTAATTTTCGTCCAGAAATTGAGCGTAGAATTGATGATTATACGCGTAATGTAGTCCAAAGAAAAAATATTGCTTTAGAAGCAGTAGAATAG